The proteins below are encoded in one region of Williamsoniiplasma luminosum:
- the rplB gene encoding 50S ribosomal protein L2, whose translation MAIKKYKPTTNGRRNMTTIDYSKVLTTDTPEKSLLVSLKSNGGRNNQGRITTRHQGGGHKRKYRVIDFKRNKLDVVGTIATIEYDPNRNAFIALINYVDGEKRYILFAKGMEVGMKVVASEHADIKVGNAAPLKNIPEGTLIHNVELRPGKGGQMARSAGSSIQILGKDDDGKYVTLRLGSGEVRKVLAECFATIGEVGNEEHNLVNWGKAGRNRWKGVRPTVRGSVMNPNDHPHGGGEGRTPIGRKRPVTPWGKAALGVQTRDKKKASQKLIVRRRTK comes from the coding sequence ATGGCAATTAAAAAATATAAACCGACCACGAATGGTCGCAGAAATATGACAACAATTGATTACAGCAAAGTATTAACAACTGATACTCCTGAAAAATCATTATTAGTGTCATTAAAAAGCAACGGTGGAAGAAATAACCAAGGTCGCATTACTACCCGTCACCAAGGTGGAGGACATAAACGTAAGTACCGTGTTATTGATTTCAAACGTAATAAATTAGATGTAGTTGGAACAATTGCAACTATTGAATACGATCCAAACCGTAACGCATTCATCGCCTTAATTAATTATGTAGATGGAGAAAAACGTTACATTCTATTCGCAAAAGGAATGGAAGTGGGAATGAAAGTCGTGGCAAGTGAGCATGCTGATATTAAAGTTGGTAATGCCGCACCATTGAAAAACATTCCTGAAGGAACATTAATTCACAACGTGGAATTAAGACCCGGAAAAGGTGGACAAATGGCACGTAGTGCAGGTTCATCAATTCAAATTCTTGGAAAAGACGATGATGGAAAATATGTAACATTACGTCTTGGATCAGGAGAAGTTAGAAAAGTGTTAGCCGAATGTTTTGCCACAATTGGTGAAGTCGGAAACGAAGAACACAATCTAGTTAACTGAGGAAAAGCTGGACGTAACCGTTGAAAAGGTGTTCGTCCAACTGTTCGTGGATCAGTTATGAACCCAAATGATCACCCACATGGAGGGGGAGAAGGTCGTACACCAATTGGTCGTAAACGTCCTGTCACTCCATGAGGAAAAGCTGCACTTGGTGTACAAACTCGTGATAAGAAAAAAGCATCACAAAAATTAATTGTAAGAAGAAGAACTAAGTAG
- the rplF gene encoding 50S ribosomal protein L6 has translation MSRIGNRILTVPAGVELSISENNTVTIKGPKGQLTQQFSPLIKIEVQGTELKTTRANEVKHTKQLHGTTNSLLQGMLIGVSEGFKIELDIIGVGYKANLVGSTLNLALGYSHPIAFEIPKEITVEVPKPTAVIITGISKQLVGEVAAKIRAYRKPEPYKGKGIKYKDEHIIRKEGKAAGK, from the coding sequence ATGTCACGTATAGGAAACAGAATATTAACAGTACCTGCTGGAGTTGAGTTATCAATTTCTGAAAACAACACAGTTACTATTAAAGGGCCTAAAGGTCAATTAACACAACAATTTTCACCATTAATCAAAATCGAAGTTCAAGGAACTGAACTAAAAACAACTCGTGCAAATGAAGTTAAACATACAAAACAATTACACGGAACAACAAACTCTTTATTACAAGGAATGTTGATCGGTGTGAGTGAAGGATTCAAAATCGAATTAGATATTATTGGAGTTGGATACAAAGCCAACTTAGTCGGAAGCACACTTAACTTAGCGTTAGGTTATTCACACCCAATTGCTTTTGAGATTCCTAAAGAAATCACAGTTGAAGTTCCAAAACCAACAGCAGTTATTATTACCGGAATTAGTAAACAATTAGTTGGAGAAGTAGCTGCTAAAATTAGAGCGTACAGAAAACCTGAACCATACAAAGGTAAAGGGATTAAATACAAAGATGAACACATCATTAGAAAAGAAGGGAAGGCAGCTGGTAAATAG
- the rpmC gene encoding 50S ribosomal protein L29: MAKQQLKPIEQLRSSTTIELIGLSENKRAELFALKFQAAVGSLEQTHKIKLLKREIARIELVLSEKKKAGENTNINIKGDYHQAVENAEKSGKQVRQKQREQIEKLQAEQFGPTNDMDMDAIKAAMENASDETNNNEEGTK, from the coding sequence ATGGCTAAGCAACAATTAAAACCAATTGAACAATTAAGAAGTTCAACAACCATTGAATTAATCGGGCTTTCTGAAAATAAAAGAGCAGAATTATTTGCTTTAAAATTCCAAGCAGCCGTTGGTAGTCTTGAACAAACTCACAAAATCAAATTACTAAAACGTGAAATCGCCAGAATTGAACTAGTTTTATCTGAAAAGAAAAAAGCTGGGGAAAACACAAACATCAACATCAAAGGTGATTACCACCAAGCTGTTGAAAATGCTGAGAAATCAGGAAAACAAGTACGACAAAAACAACGTGAACAAATTGAGAAGCTACAAGCTGAACAATTTGGACCAACAAATGACATGGACATGGATGCAATTAAAGCAGCCATGGAAAATGCATCAGACGAAACAAACAACAATGAAGAAGGGACTAAATAA
- the rpsC gene encoding 30S ribosomal protein S3, with product MGQKVSPNALRLGIVRQWEGRWYAEKGQYVQWLNNDIKIRETLLKMLNNAAVAKIDIERTQKDIKLIIKSARPVIVMGENNKRLEDITLAVRKIEKNRQAVVNIKVVAIDNPDGNATLIARWIGEQITNRASFRTVQKVAIRRALKAHGVKGIKTTVSGRLGGVEMARTEGYLEGSVPLATLRSNIDYALYEAKTTYGQIGVKVWVNHGEVFEKNTLAIDEKPAHVEKKWANKGGRR from the coding sequence ATGGGACAAAAAGTATCACCTAATGCGTTACGTCTTGGAATTGTTAGACAATGAGAAGGTCGTTGATATGCTGAAAAAGGTCAATATGTTCAATGATTGAACAATGATATCAAAATTCGTGAAACATTATTAAAAATGTTAAACAATGCCGCTGTGGCAAAAATTGATATCGAAAGAACACAAAAAGATATTAAATTAATTATCAAATCTGCTCGTCCAGTGATTGTAATGGGAGAAAACAACAAACGTTTAGAAGACATTACATTAGCGGTTCGTAAAATTGAAAAAAATCGTCAAGCAGTTGTCAACATTAAAGTTGTCGCAATTGATAATCCAGATGGAAACGCAACTTTAATTGCACGTTGAATTGGAGAACAAATCACAAACCGTGCTTCATTCAGAACAGTGCAAAAAGTTGCCATTCGTCGTGCTTTAAAAGCACATGGTGTTAAAGGAATCAAAACAACAGTTTCTGGTAGACTTGGTGGAGTTGAAATGGCTCGTACTGAAGGATATTTAGAAGGTTCAGTTCCTTTGGCAACATTAAGATCAAACATTGATTATGCATTATATGAAGCAAAAACTACATATGGTCAAATCGGAGTGAAGGTTTGAGTTAACCACGGAGAAGTATTTGAAAAAAATACTCTTGCAATTGATGAAAAACCAGCACATGTTGAAAAAAAATGAGCTAACAAAGGAGGCAGAAGATAA
- the rplX gene encoding 50S ribosomal protein L24: MAKSKLKKGDLVKVLAGAHKGEQGPITWISKDRATVSVQGIEVLKHVKPSNTDTEGGIKKIPAKLNISNVGYLDPKVKNQTTRIGYEINDGKKIRVSRRSNQKLK; encoded by the coding sequence ATGGCTAAATCAAAGTTAAAAAAAGGTGATCTAGTTAAGGTTCTTGCTGGAGCTCACAAAGGTGAGCAAGGTCCTATTACTTGAATCTCAAAAGATCGTGCAACTGTTTCAGTGCAAGGAATTGAAGTTTTAAAACATGTTAAACCTTCAAATACTGACACTGAAGGGGGAATTAAAAAAATTCCTGCAAAATTAAATATTTCAAACGTTGGGTATCTTGATCCAAAAGTCAAAAACCAAACAACACGTATTGGATATGAAATTAATGACGGTAAGAAAATTCGTGTTTCTCGCCGTTCAAACCAGAAATTAAAATAG
- the rplP gene encoding 50S ribosomal protein L16, which produces MLIPKRTKYRKPQRVSYEGKAKGAKKVDFGEFGLMALDGAWIDDHQIEAARIAMTRYMKRDGKVWVRIFPHMSMTRKPAEVRMGSGKGNPEIWAAVVKKGTVMFEIAGVSEEIAREALRLAMHKLPIKCKFVKRGELNG; this is translated from the coding sequence ATGTTAATTCCAAAAAGAACAAAATATCGTAAACCTCAAAGAGTTAGTTATGAAGGAAAAGCAAAAGGGGCTAAAAAAGTCGATTTTGGAGAATTTGGTTTAATGGCACTTGATGGTGCATGAATTGATGATCACCAAATCGAAGCAGCTCGTATTGCAATGACTCGTTATATGAAACGTGATGGAAAAGTTTGAGTAAGAATTTTCCCCCACATGTCAATGACAAGAAAACCAGCTGAAGTACGTATGGGTTCTGGAAAAGGGAACCCAGAAATTTGAGCAGCTGTTGTAAAAAAAGGGACAGTTATGTTTGAAATCGCTGGTGTGAGTGAAGAAATCGCTCGTGAAGCACTAAGATTAGCAATGCATAAATTACCAATCAAATGTAAATTTGTAAAAAGGGGTGAGTTAAATGGCTAA
- the rplN gene encoding 50S ribosomal protein L14 produces the protein MIQNLSVLNVADNSGAKRVRVIRNLGGSVRKFTGIGDIVVCSVIAAAPNGAVKKGTVVKAVIVRTKRELRRADGTYIKFSENAVVLVKEDKNPRGTRIFGPIAREVKEAGFVKIASLAPEVL, from the coding sequence ATGATTCAAAATTTATCTGTATTAAATGTTGCTGACAATTCAGGAGCAAAACGAGTTCGAGTAATTCGTAACTTAGGTGGTTCTGTGCGTAAGTTCACAGGAATCGGAGACATCGTTGTTTGTTCAGTGATCGCAGCTGCCCCAAACGGAGCTGTGAAAAAAGGAACAGTTGTGAAAGCTGTTATTGTTCGTACAAAAAGAGAATTGAGAAGAGCTGATGGAACATACATCAAGTTCTCAGAAAACGCAGTTGTGTTAGTCAAAGAAGATAAGAACCCACGTGGAACTCGTATCTTTGGCCCAATCGCAAGAGAAGTTAAAGAAGCTGGTTTTGTTAAAATCGCTTCTTTAGCACCAGAAGTATTATAG
- the rplV gene encoding 50S ribosomal protein L22 — MEAKAQLSMIRISPRKARLVVDTIRTKPVAQAIAILHNMDKTAAEPVLKLLNSAIANAVNNNGMSADKLFVKTVYVNEGPTLKRFRPRAHGRAYEILKRTSHITIIVSDVK, encoded by the coding sequence ATGGAAGCAAAAGCACAATTAAGCATGATTCGTATCTCTCCTAGAAAAGCTAGATTAGTAGTAGATACAATCAGAACAAAGCCAGTAGCACAAGCTATTGCAATATTACATAACATGGATAAAACAGCTGCAGAACCTGTGTTGAAGTTATTAAACTCAGCCATTGCTAATGCAGTTAACAACAATGGAATGTCAGCTGACAAACTATTTGTAAAAACTGTTTATGTCAATGAAGGTCCAACTTTAAAACGTTTTAGACCAAGAGCACATGGACGTGCTTATGAAATTTTAAAAAGAACAAGTCACATTACAATTATTGTAAGTGATGTTAAATAG
- the rpsJ gene encoding 30S ribosomal protein S10 encodes MAEQKMRIKIKGYDHAIVDQSIIKIIEAAEGTGAKVRGPIPLPTDKQIITILRAVHKYKDSREQFEMRTHKRLLEILNATPTTIDTLKRVQLPAGVDIEIKL; translated from the coding sequence ATGGCAGAACAAAAAATGAGAATCAAAATCAAAGGCTACGATCACGCAATTGTGGATCAAAGCATCATTAAAATCATCGAAGCTGCTGAAGGAACTGGAGCGAAAGTTCGTGGACCAATACCTTTACCAACTGACAAACAAATCATTACAATTCTTCGTGCTGTTCACAAATACAAAGATTCACGTGAACAATTCGAAATGAGAACACACAAAAGATTACTAGAAATTCTAAATGCTACACCAACAACAATTGATACTTTAAAAAGAGTTCAATTACCAGCTGGTGTTGATATTGAGATTAAACTTTAG
- the rplE gene encoding 50S ribosomal protein L5, translating to MKSRLETRYKNDIVPALMKDKQYKSVMQVPKITKIVINMGIGDATTDPKKLDTAMNELTLISGQKPVATKAKKSLAVFKLREGMPIGTKVTLRGKKMYDFLDKLMNVALPRVRDFRGVPKNSFDGFGNYTLGVKEQIIFPEIDFDKVQRTRGMDITIVTNATTNEDAFALLEKIGMPFSK from the coding sequence ATGAAATCAAGATTAGAAACTAGATATAAAAATGATATTGTCCCTGCTTTAATGAAAGACAAACAATACAAATCAGTGATGCAAGTTCCTAAAATTACAAAAATTGTAATTAACATGGGAATTGGAGATGCAACCACTGATCCAAAAAAATTAGACACAGCAATGAATGAATTAACTTTAATCAGTGGTCAAAAACCAGTCGCAACTAAAGCTAAAAAATCATTGGCCGTGTTCAAATTACGTGAAGGAATGCCAATCGGAACAAAAGTTACTTTAAGAGGTAAAAAAATGTACGACTTCCTTGACAAACTAATGAACGTTGCACTACCACGTGTACGTGACTTTAGAGGGGTGCCTAAAAATTCATTTGATGGATTTGGAAACTACACATTGGGAGTTAAAGAACAAATTATCTTCCCAGAAATCGATTTTGATAAAGTACAAAGAACACGTGGGATGGATATCACAATTGTGACCAACGCAACCACAAATGAAGACGCATTCGCATTATTAGAAAAAATTGGAATGCCGTTTTCTAAATAG
- the rplD gene encoding 50S ribosomal protein L4, which produces MKLQVLNVQGTKTKDITLNDNVWGIEPHQQAIYDTVVSQQAALRQGTRKTKTRAEVSGGGRKPWRQKGTGRARQGSIRSPQWRGGGVVFGPTPNINYTKQVNKKVRALAFKSVLSLKAKDSNLIIVDKFEFSKPSTKDMVEVMKNLQIDDQKVLIVTKEKEELVIKSGNNIEGLKTINTKQLNVYDLMNATKLLMTEEAAMAVEEVYA; this is translated from the coding sequence ATGAAATTACAAGTTTTAAATGTTCAAGGAACAAAAACTAAAGACATTACTTTAAACGATAATGTTTGAGGAATTGAACCACATCAACAAGCGATTTATGACACAGTTGTTTCTCAACAAGCTGCATTGAGACAAGGAACAAGAAAAACAAAAACCCGTGCTGAAGTTTCAGGAGGGGGACGTAAACCTTGAAGACAAAAAGGAACTGGACGTGCTCGTCAAGGATCAATCCGTTCTCCACAATGAAGAGGTGGAGGAGTGGTATTTGGTCCAACACCAAATATCAATTACACAAAACAAGTAAATAAAAAAGTTAGAGCTTTAGCTTTTAAATCAGTTTTATCATTAAAAGCAAAAGACTCAAATTTAATTATTGTCGACAAATTTGAATTTTCAAAACCTTCAACCAAAGATATGGTTGAAGTGATGAAAAACCTACAAATTGATGATCAAAAAGTTTTAATTGTGACTAAGGAAAAAGAAGAATTAGTCATTAAATCTGGAAATAATATTGAAGGATTAAAAACTATTAATACAAAACAATTAAATGTATACGATTTAATGAATGCAACTAAATTGTTAATGACAGAAGAAGCAGCGATGGCTGTTGAGGAGGTGTACGCATAA
- a CDS encoding SGNH/GDSL hydrolase family protein yields MKKLLSYLIPTLLMVATVATTVSCVQKTPVDPKKDPLYLGKMINKSHAIDSSEQTKSGFTNYFIIGDSLSDVDGLSTLIPAKFNNSLIEFEVSLGGVGYGEVDGSHKGINSFTNGETAGYQLSKMLGFSQAMKPSNIFEKTPKYDQNGVKVFGKNYAVGGATAAKLGFPSSLMLNDATVDIQTKALLEQHKIKDKDLVFMEIGGNDLLSLIQSFEDQSEAQHKFMMDGINRIRTALFNLLNNGVKHIIFMTPPQMNFVPSFKEHFKDFNPIDDEGRRINNICNEFYKALREVLKEVEQYYPKAVELFDIFQDETIQDLQQKFKEASKNPDKVNIWDSYSKSAFEISINDQPINMSPTALGNLIKNPNAIDPALVKNKEKQPIKIKVKIKADVAAGNEGKNIDDFFFTDSIHQTKGVHKIVAEKLLAIAQAIAQGVKK; encoded by the coding sequence ATGAAAAAGTTATTAAGTTATTTAATTCCAACTCTTTTAATGGTAGCAACTGTTGCCACCACTGTTTCTTGTGTGCAAAAAACTCCCGTTGACCCCAAAAAAGATCCATTATATCTTGGAAAAATGATTAATAAAAGTCATGCCATTGATAGTAGTGAACAAACCAAAAGTGGTTTTACTAATTACTTTATCATTGGGGATAGTTTATCTGATGTTGATGGGCTAAGTACTTTAATTCCAGCTAAATTTAACAATTCATTAATTGAATTTGAAGTTAGTCTTGGTGGAGTTGGATATGGCGAAGTTGATGGAAGCCACAAAGGCATAAATTCTTTTACCAATGGTGAAACTGCTGGTTATCAATTGTCAAAAATGTTAGGTTTCAGTCAAGCCATGAAACCAAGTAACATTTTTGAAAAGACGCCTAAATATGATCAAAATGGGGTTAAAGTTTTTGGAAAAAATTATGCAGTTGGAGGAGCAACGGCGGCTAAACTTGGTTTTCCTTCTTCACTGATGTTAAATGATGCAACGGTTGATATTCAAACGAAAGCCTTATTAGAACAACACAAAATTAAAGATAAAGATTTAGTTTTTATGGAAATTGGGGGAAACGATTTACTCTCATTAATTCAAAGCTTTGAAGACCAATCTGAAGCTCAACACAAATTTATGATGGATGGAATTAATCGAATTCGAACAGCGTTGTTTAATCTATTAAACAACGGTGTGAAACATATTATTTTTATGACTCCACCACAAATGAATTTTGTCCCATCTTTCAAAGAACATTTTAAAGATTTTAATCCCATTGATGATGAAGGTAGACGCATTAATAACATTTGCAATGAGTTCTATAAAGCGTTACGAGAAGTTTTAAAAGAAGTTGAACAATACTATCCAAAAGCTGTTGAACTTTTTGATATTTTTCAAGATGAAACAATTCAAGATTTACAACAAAAGTTTAAAGAAGCTAGTAAAAATCCCGATAAAGTTAATATTTGAGACAGTTATTCAAAAAGTGCTTTTGAAATTTCGATTAATGACCAACCAATAAACATGAGCCCAACAGCACTTGGAAATTTAATCAAAAATCCCAATGCAATTGATCCAGCACTTGTTAAAAATAAAGAAAAGCAACCAATTAAAATTAAGGTCAAAATTAAAGCTGATGTTGCTGCTGGAAATGAGGGTAAAAATATTGATGATTTCTTTTTCACAGATTCAATCCATCAAACCAAAGGTGTGCATAAAATAGTTGCAGAAAAATTACTTGCAATTGCCCAAGCAATTGCACAAGGGGTGAAGAAATAA
- the rplR gene encoding 50S ribosomal protein L18 — MKFTKQEARKRRHFRVRKKVTGTAAKPRLNVFKSNTNFYAQIIDDVRGVTLASASTMKSTLKSKSNIEAAVAVANEIAKKAQELKIEEVVFDRGGYQYHGKVKAFADAAREAGLKF; from the coding sequence ATGAAATTTACTAAACAAGAAGCTAGAAAACGCCGTCATTTCCGTGTCCGTAAAAAAGTCACTGGAACTGCTGCTAAACCAAGATTGAATGTATTTAAATCAAACACAAATTTCTATGCTCAAATTATCGATGACGTTAGAGGAGTTACTCTGGCGAGTGCTTCAACAATGAAATCAACATTAAAATCTAAATCAAACATTGAAGCTGCTGTGGCTGTTGCTAACGAAATTGCCAAAAAAGCTCAAGAATTGAAAATTGAAGAAGTCGTATTTGATCGCGGTGGATATCAATATCATGGGAAAGTTAAAGCTTTCGCTGATGCAGCTCGTGAAGCTGGATTAAAATTCTAG
- the rplW gene encoding 50S ribosomal protein L23, translated as MHITEIIKKPVLTEKSFLGHANGVYTFKVDKRATKTEIKRAFEQIFEVKTKSIRTSNYDGKEKKMGRFVGKTNAYKKAIITLKAGESLDVLNDL; from the coding sequence ATGCATATTACTGAAATTATTAAAAAACCAGTTTTAACTGAAAAATCATTTTTAGGTCATGCTAATGGTGTTTACACATTCAAAGTGGACAAACGCGCAACTAAAACTGAAATTAAAAGAGCATTTGAACAAATCTTTGAAGTTAAAACAAAATCAATCCGTACATCAAATTATGATGGGAAAGAAAAAAAGATGGGACGTTTCGTTGGGAAAACAAACGCCTACAAAAAAGCAATCATCACTTTAAAAGCTGGTGAGTCATTAGACGTGCTAAACGATTTATAG
- a CDS encoding type Z 30S ribosomal protein S14, whose amino-acid sequence MAKKSLKVKQAKHQKFGVRNYTRCNHCGRPHAVLKKFGICRLCFRKYAYEGQIPGVRKASW is encoded by the coding sequence ATGGCAAAAAAATCATTAAAAGTAAAACAAGCTAAACACCAAAAATTTGGTGTCAGAAATTATACACGTTGCAATCATTGTGGAAGACCACATGCTGTGTTAAAAAAATTTGGAATTTGTCGTCTATGCTTTAGAAAATATGCATACGAAGGACAAATCCCTGGTGTTAGAAAAGCATCATGATAG
- the rpsQ gene encoding 30S ribosomal protein S17: MERNSRRVLVGKVVSDKMDKTINVLVETYKNHPIYKKRVKYSKKYKAHDEEQIAKIGDKVEIMEIRPLSKTKTFRLVRIVEKAVL; the protein is encoded by the coding sequence ATGGAAAGAAATAGTCGTAGAGTATTAGTCGGTAAAGTAGTATCAGACAAAATGGACAAAACTATTAACGTCCTTGTTGAAACTTACAAAAATCACCCAATTTACAAAAAACGTGTTAAATATTCTAAAAAATATAAAGCCCACGATGAAGAACAAATCGCTAAAATCGGAGACAAAGTTGAAATTATGGAAATCCGTCCATTATCAAAAACTAAAACCTTCCGTTTAGTTCGAATTGTTGAAAAAGCAGTGTTATAG
- the rplC gene encoding 50S ribosomal protein L3, translating to MKGILGRKVEMTQIFATDGRLIPVTVVEVLPNTVLQVKNLEKDGYIALQLGVQDKRVNLVNKPEIGHFNKANSAPKRFVKEIRNMDGFEQGQQITASDIFENGQLVDVTGTSKGKGFQGSIKRHNYARGPMGHGSGYHRGTGSMGAIINRIFKSKKMPGHMGHAKRTIQNLEVVLVDNANNIMLIKGSIPGPKGQFVTVRQNVKGLKANQAAELLIRKEAVPAIEPTVEPTVAPVVETEAEVETTPAASAE from the coding sequence ATGAAAGGAATCTTAGGACGTAAGGTAGAAATGACTCAAATTTTTGCAACAGATGGACGTTTAATCCCTGTTACAGTAGTTGAAGTTTTACCAAACACTGTTTTACAAGTTAAAAACCTTGAAAAAGATGGATACATCGCACTTCAATTAGGAGTTCAAGATAAAAGAGTTAACTTAGTAAACAAACCCGAAATTGGACACTTTAACAAAGCCAATTCCGCACCTAAGCGCTTCGTAAAAGAGATCAGAAACATGGATGGTTTTGAGCAAGGACAACAAATCACTGCCTCAGACATCTTTGAAAATGGTCAATTAGTCGACGTAACGGGAACATCAAAAGGAAAAGGTTTTCAAGGTTCAATTAAACGACATAATTATGCAAGAGGACCAATGGGTCACGGATCAGGATACCACCGTGGAACTGGTTCAATGGGTGCAATTATTAACCGTATTTTTAAATCAAAGAAAATGCCTGGACACATGGGGCATGCTAAAAGAACTATTCAAAACTTGGAAGTTGTTTTAGTTGATAATGCAAACAACATTATGTTGATCAAAGGATCAATTCCAGGACCAAAAGGACAGTTTGTCACAGTAAGACAAAATGTTAAAGGTCTTAAAGCAAATCAAGCAGCAGAATTATTAATTAGAAAAGAAGCAGTTCCAGCAATCGAACCAACAGTTGAACCAACAGTTGCACCAGTTGTTGAAACAGAAGCTGAAGTTGAAACAACTCCAGCTGCAAGTGCTGAATAA
- the rpsH gene encoding 30S ribosomal protein S8, whose protein sequence is MTTDVIADMLTRLRNANQRYIKTVNMPGSKMKNEIAEILKKEGFITGYKINQENKNEITIEMKYKGKIRVIQGLKKISKPGLRVYAPASEIPQVLNGLGIAIVSTSKGIMTDKQARQEKVGGEVIAFVW, encoded by the coding sequence ATGACAACAGATGTAATTGCAGATATGCTGACTCGTCTTCGTAATGCTAACCAGAGATATATTAAAACTGTTAATATGCCCGGAAGCAAAATGAAAAACGAGATTGCTGAGATTCTTAAAAAAGAAGGGTTTATTACTGGATACAAAATAAACCAAGAAAACAAAAATGAAATCACTATTGAGATGAAATACAAAGGTAAAATTCGCGTCATCCAAGGTTTGAAAAAAATTTCAAAACCAGGATTGAGAGTGTATGCACCAGCTAGTGAAATTCCACAAGTTCTAAACGGACTAGGAATCGCTATCGTTTCAACATCAAAAGGGATTATGACAGACAAGCAAGCTCGCCAAGAAAAAGTTGGTGGAGAAGTAATTGCTTTTGTTTGATAG
- the rpsS gene encoding 30S ribosomal protein S19 → MARSLKKGPFADDYLFKKVEAVGAKKEVIKTWSRRSTIFPEFIGHTFGVYNGKEFIPVYVTEDMVGHKLGEFAPTRKFGGHGDNKGKK, encoded by the coding sequence ATGGCAAGATCATTAAAAAAAGGTCCATTCGCTGATGATTACTTATTCAAAAAAGTAGAAGCGGTTGGAGCTAAAAAAGAAGTAATTAAAACTTGATCACGTAGATCAACAATTTTCCCTGAGTTCATCGGACATACATTTGGTGTTTATAACGGGAAAGAATTCATTCCAGTTTATGTCACTGAAGACATGGTCGGACACAAGCTTGGAGAATTTGCTCCAACTCGTAAGTTCGGTGGTCATGGTGACAATAAAGGTAAAAAATAG
- a CDS encoding Pr6Pr family membrane protein has product MKLNINKSLLYLKDWRFIFKLTSFIICVLLIITGIIWGCFIDQWYVDKNSSYPVHLFPTLYGFNVLISFWSVQTNLLVLLWFGFAVFGHGKEHKNKFINRTSQTNITIYITTTMLLFWGVIVLNILGDASEYDFATKTASDVAITSLTHLLTPLLMIVYYVLTMGQATVSWKRVWTLFVYPAAYCVFLVIRAEMLTKDGIKYFLYPYSFTNFSQPLFGDNLALSNFVCILVLAILLLAFFLLFVLTNNYVYKRKHKSNQPIETN; this is encoded by the coding sequence ATGAAGCTAAATATTAACAAAAGTCTCCTTTATTTAAAGGATTGAAGGTTTATTTTTAAATTAACAAGTTTTATTATTTGTGTTTTATTGATTATTACTGGAATTATTTGGGGATGTTTTATTGATCAATGATATGTTGATAAGAACTCTTCGTATCCTGTCCATCTTTTTCCAACATTATATGGTTTTAATGTCCTTATTAGTTTTTGGTCCGTTCAAACAAATCTTTTAGTTTTATTATGATTTGGGTTTGCTGTTTTTGGGCATGGCAAAGAACACAAAAACAAGTTTATTAATCGCACAAGCCAAACCAATATTACAATTTATATCACCACGACAATGTTGTTATTTTGAGGAGTTATTGTTTTAAATATTCTGGGCGATGCTAGTGAATATGATTTTGCCACAAAAACAGCATCCGATGTTGCAATTACTTCTTTAACTCATTTATTAACACCCTTATTAATGATCGTTTATTATGTTTTAACAATGGGTCAAGCAACTGTTTCTTGAAAGAGAGTTTGAACACTATTTGTTTATCCAGCTGCCTATTGTGTTTTCTTAGTTATTCGTGCTGAAATGTTAACAAAAGATGGGATTAAATACTTCTTATATCCATATAGTTTTACCAATTTTAGTCAACCACTTTTTGGCGATAACTTAGCTTTAAGTAATTTTGTTTGTATCCTTGTCTTGGCTATCTTATTACTTGCCTTCTTCTTGCTTTTTGTGTTGACAAATAATTATGTTTATAAAAGAAAGCATAAGTCTAATCAACCAATTGAAACAAATTAA